The Fervidibacillus albus genome contains a region encoding:
- the pflA gene encoding pyruvate formate-lyase-activating protein has protein sequence MVKGRIHSIESFGAVDGPGLRYVLFTQGCLLRCQYCHNPDTWKRTGGKEITVEEVMHDLQSYLPFFQASGGGITVSGGEPLLQIDFLIELFKECKKLGIHTTIDSSGGPFNRRPEFIEKLDELLQYTDLILLDLKHIDNEKHKFITGMSNEHILDFARYLSDKNIPIWVRHVLVPGLTDFDEDLTRLATFIKTLGNVKKIEVLPYHKLGVYKWESLGLEYKLKGVEPPTNDRVENAKKILNTALVSA, from the coding sequence ATGGTAAAAGGACGGATCCATTCGATTGAATCATTCGGTGCCGTTGATGGTCCCGGATTACGTTACGTACTCTTCACCCAAGGTTGTCTATTACGTTGCCAATACTGCCACAATCCGGATACTTGGAAAAGAACAGGTGGAAAAGAAATAACGGTTGAGGAAGTCATGCACGATTTGCAAAGTTATCTCCCCTTTTTCCAAGCATCTGGTGGAGGAATTACAGTAAGTGGAGGAGAACCTTTGTTGCAAATCGATTTTTTAATCGAATTGTTTAAGGAATGTAAAAAACTGGGCATTCATACGACGATCGATTCTTCCGGTGGTCCCTTTAATCGTCGTCCGGAATTTATTGAAAAATTGGATGAACTACTCCAATACACGGATTTAATTTTGCTTGATTTAAAACATATCGACAATGAAAAGCATAAATTCATTACCGGTATGTCGAACGAACATATTCTTGATTTCGCCCGTTATTTATCTGATAAAAACATTCCCATTTGGGTCCGACACGTCCTTGTACCCGGTTTAACCGATTTTGATGAAGATTTGACCCGCCTTGCCACTTTCATCAAAACATTAGGGAATGTGAAAAAAATCGAGGTGCTTCCTTACCATAAACTTGGTGTTTATAAATGGGAAAGCCTTGGACTCGAATACAAATTAAAAGGGGTCGAACCACCGACGAATGATCGCGTGGAAAATGCGAAAAAAATCTTAAACACCGCCCTAGTTTCCGCTTAA
- a CDS encoding oligosaccharide flippase family protein: MGSFLKGVFVLASTAFIGECIEFLINLVLARELGEYGLGKFMSIIPFVALMMILSSMELPVSVSKFIAERERTYHLSILTFAMKLVIFLVFILSVTSFLLFSFFDVFASIHPLAHWLVMLLIPIVSLSSIARGYFLGIQRMGKIAVANLFRRGIQLFFLVFIFSYLDLPIDLSIVMAICSIVVGELFEFIFLFNAYYFHTRDLKKEAHGHLPKSLLLKNLLNVSLPTTGMRIFHAIAHAIQPFLIKYSLIAGGISTIGATEHFGRLAGVAIPIGFFPAFMAHSMMTALIPSVSKAYAKKNHQQLRTLLKGVLKVTAAYGIPVSIVLYLFPDFFTQMFVQSKHAADYLRLLWPYFLLHYFSIPLQGFLIGMGLLKDALFHHIWSTFITFLLMYLLGSNPLFLMDGIIIGMNTGAVLLMTLHYFTICKKIGVSLTLSRQRPFLSQSD; the protein is encoded by the coding sequence ATGGGTTCTTTTCTTAAAGGGGTTTTCGTTTTAGCTTCAACGGCTTTTATTGGTGAATGTATCGAATTTTTAATCAATCTAGTACTGGCAAGAGAATTAGGGGAATATGGCTTAGGAAAGTTTATGTCAATCATTCCCTTCGTTGCACTTATGATGATTTTATCGAGTATGGAACTGCCTGTTTCCGTGTCGAAATTTATCGCCGAGAGGGAAAGAACGTATCATTTATCCATATTGACATTCGCGATGAAACTCGTTATTTTTCTTGTTTTTATATTGTCCGTCACTTCCTTTCTCCTGTTTTCCTTCTTCGATGTGTTCGCATCGATTCACCCGTTAGCACATTGGCTCGTCATGCTTTTAATTCCGATTGTTTCTCTTAGCTCCATTGCTAGAGGGTATTTTTTAGGAATCCAACGAATGGGAAAAATTGCAGTAGCGAATTTGTTTCGGAGGGGTATCCAATTATTTTTTCTCGTATTTATTTTTTCCTATTTGGATTTACCGATCGATTTATCCATCGTGATGGCCATATGTTCCATCGTCGTCGGTGAGCTGTTCGAGTTTATTTTTTTGTTTAATGCTTATTATTTTCACACCCGTGATTTAAAAAAAGAGGCCCATGGACATTTACCGAAGTCTCTATTGTTGAAAAACTTATTAAACGTGTCATTACCTACAACAGGAATGCGTATTTTTCATGCGATTGCCCACGCGATCCAACCATTTCTAATTAAATATTCTTTGATTGCTGGAGGAATTTCTACAATTGGAGCAACCGAACATTTCGGTAGACTTGCAGGGGTAGCGATTCCAATCGGTTTTTTCCCCGCATTTATGGCCCATTCGATGATGACCGCTTTAATTCCATCTGTCTCAAAAGCATATGCGAAAAAAAATCATCAGCAGTTACGAACGTTGTTAAAAGGTGTTTTAAAAGTAACTGCAGCATATGGGATTCCCGTTAGCATCGTCCTTTATCTTTTCCCAGATTTTTTTACACAGATGTTTGTCCAATCGAAACACGCGGCAGATTATTTGCGTTTATTATGGCCGTATTTTTTACTCCATTATTTTTCCATTCCACTACAAGGTTTTTTAATCGGGATGGGTCTTTTGAAAGATGCTCTGTTCCATCATATTTGGTCCACGTTTATTACCTTTTTGCTCATGTATTTGCTCGGTTCGAATCCGTTATTTCTCATGGACGGAATAATTATCGGAATGAATACGGGGGCTGTTCTTTTAATGACTTTACATTATTTCACCATTTGTAAAAAGATCGGCGTTTCCTTAACGTTATCACGTCAACGTCCATTTTTGTCCCAGTCGGATTAA
- a CDS encoding FadR/GntR family transcriptional regulator — protein sequence MSKMFNLERKGVSEKVADNIKELIQQGKYTEGQKIPGEREMAQKLNVSRNTVREAYKILEACGFVTIKHGNGVYVASEEEQIRKMTSAFFTSTDQIKDLFAVRKVLENSSVEWAIKYGKKEEIEKLVQIVEQSKKSTNDYQKLSDLDLEFHLSLANMSRNSVLIRIMHHLIDLLEGSRLQSINIPGRPVQSIKEHEMIVEAIKRGNVVDAQNCMSFHLDSVKKSIMEELTMEDGNE from the coding sequence ATGAGTAAAATGTTTAATTTAGAACGAAAAGGAGTATCAGAAAAGGTAGCAGACAACATAAAGGAATTAATTCAACAAGGGAAATATACAGAAGGTCAAAAAATACCTGGAGAGCGAGAGATGGCGCAGAAATTAAATGTTAGTAGAAATACCGTTCGTGAGGCATATAAAATTTTGGAGGCTTGTGGTTTTGTTACTATAAAACATGGTAATGGGGTTTATGTTGCTTCTGAAGAAGAGCAAATTAGAAAAATGACTTCAGCATTTTTTACTTCGACCGATCAAATTAAAGATCTGTTTGCTGTCCGGAAAGTATTGGAGAATAGTTCGGTTGAATGGGCGATTAAATATGGGAAAAAAGAGGAAATAGAAAAATTGGTTCAAATTGTTGAACAATCGAAAAAAAGTACTAATGATTATCAAAAGCTATCAGATCTCGACTTGGAGTTTCACTTGAGTTTGGCAAATATGTCAAGAAATTCTGTTCTAATCCGTATCATGCATCACTTGATTGATTTGTTAGAAGGGTCTCGATTGCAATCCATAAATATTCCGGGAAGGCCTGTTCAATCAATTAAGGAGCATGAGATGATTGTTGAAGCAATAAAAAGAGGGAATGTAGTTGATGCTCAAAATTGTATGTCTTTTCATTTAGATAGTGTGAAAAAATCCATAATGGAAGAATTAACAATGGAGGATGGAAATGAATGA
- a CDS encoding Ldh family oxidoreductase, giving the protein MSFYNSKDLEHFCQNVLVKLGVPSEHAYIVTDSLITANLEGVDSHGISRLAIYGKRLKDKRINPKPNIKIDKKGTSVLLVNGDNGLGQVASFYAIQRGIELVKKTGVCAIGIRQSNHFGTASYYMQYACKHQVAAIGFTNSPPGIAPWGGKKPFFGTNPIAFGFPTKDGASVIIDLSTSVVARGKIILAAKQNECIPNGWAINEDGIETNDPKEALNGAVLPFGGAKGSALALAVEILTGVLSGATYGPYVNNIYSDDSNNPANVGHFFVLLDVAKFMPVDDFSHHLQELLNDMKNIPTISGVSEIRYPGERRKRERDKRLKIGIPLSEEVVKELKLLGQSLNLAFPKKRVKGKGQGKGSREPEP; this is encoded by the coding sequence ATGAGTTTTTACAACTCGAAGGATTTAGAACACTTTTGTCAAAATGTTCTAGTAAAACTAGGTGTGCCAAGTGAACATGCTTATATTGTAACGGATTCATTAATTACAGCAAATTTAGAAGGTGTCGACAGTCATGGGATTAGTAGACTAGCTATTTATGGAAAGAGATTAAAAGATAAACGAATAAATCCAAAGCCTAATATAAAGATCGATAAAAAAGGTACATCAGTTTTACTAGTTAACGGGGATAATGGTTTAGGTCAAGTAGCTAGTTTTTATGCGATTCAAAGAGGGATAGAACTGGTAAAAAAAACTGGAGTATGTGCAATTGGTATAAGACAAAGTAATCATTTTGGAACAGCCTCCTACTACATGCAATATGCTTGTAAACATCAGGTTGCTGCCATAGGATTTACTAACTCACCACCCGGGATAGCTCCGTGGGGAGGGAAAAAACCATTTTTTGGAACCAATCCAATTGCATTTGGTTTTCCTACAAAAGATGGAGCATCTGTCATTATCGACTTATCGACTAGTGTAGTCGCTAGGGGGAAAATCATCTTGGCTGCTAAACAAAATGAATGTATACCAAATGGGTGGGCAATAAATGAAGACGGTATAGAAACAAATGATCCTAAAGAAGCGTTAAATGGCGCAGTACTTCCGTTTGGAGGTGCTAAAGGTTCGGCTTTAGCTTTAGCAGTGGAGATATTAACAGGAGTTTTATCAGGAGCGACATATGGTCCGTATGTAAATAACATTTATTCTGATGATTCTAATAATCCAGCGAATGTCGGTCACTTCTTTGTGTTGTTGGATGTTGCTAAATTTATGCCAGTAGACGATTTTTCACATCATTTACAGGAGTTGTTAAATGATATGAAAAATATCCCAACAATATCTGGTGTGAGTGAGATTCGTTATCCTGGAGAAAGGAGAAAAAGAGAGCGGGATAAACGTCTAAAAATAGGAATTCCTTTATCAGAGGAAGTTGTGAAAGAGTTAAAGCTTCTAGGTCAATCTCTAAACCTTGCCTTTCCGAAAAAAAGGGTCAAGGGAAAGGGTCAAGGGAAAGGGTCAAGGGAACCGGAACCATGA
- the pflB gene encoding formate C-acetyltransferase, protein MTHWDGFKPGNWQEEVNVRDFIIKNFTPYTGDDSFLAAPTEATTKLWDQVMELSKEEREKGGAWDMDTKIVSTLTSHGAGYLNKDLEQIVGFQTDKPFKRALMPFGGIRMAKNSLEAYGYELDKEVEHIFTEYRKTHNQGVFDAYTPEMRAARKAGIITGLPDAYGRGRIIGDYRRVALYGVDFLIEQKKKDLEYIGGRAMSDDVIRDREEHTEQIRALQDLKKMAASYGYDISKPAKNAKEAIQWLYFAYLGAIKEQNGAAMSLGRTSTFVDIYIERDIQNGTLTEQEAQELIDHFIMKLRLVKFARTPEYNELFSGDPTWVTECIGGMALDGRPLVTKTSFRYLHTLDNLGPAPEPNLTILWSTQLPENFKKYAAKMSIKSSAIQYENDDLMKEFYGDDYGIACCVSAMRIGKQMQFFGARANLAKALLYAINGGVDEKLKIQVGPAYQPVTSEYLDFDEVMEKYDRMMDWLAELYVNTLNIIHYMHDKYSYERLEMALHDREVLRTMACGIAGLSVAADSLSAIKYAKVKTIRDENGLAVDYEIEGDYPKYGNNDDRADELAVYLVKEFMRKITKHKTYRNSLPTQSVLTITSNVVYGKKTGNTPDGRRAGEPFAPGANPLHGRDSHGALASLSSVAKLPYEYSLDGISNTFTITPKALGREDDSQISNLAGMLDGYMTKRAHHINVNVLNRDTLLDAMDHPEKYPQLTIRVSGYAVNFIKLTREQQIDVINRTFHESM, encoded by the coding sequence ATGACACATTGGGATGGTTTTAAACCTGGTAATTGGCAAGAAGAAGTAAACGTTCGCGACTTTATTATTAAAAACTTCACTCCTTATACTGGTGATGACAGCTTCCTCGCAGCTCCTACTGAAGCGACGACAAAACTCTGGGATCAAGTCATGGAACTCTCGAAGGAAGAACGGGAAAAAGGCGGCGCTTGGGATATGGATACGAAAATCGTTTCCACTCTTACCTCCCACGGTGCAGGTTACTTAAACAAAGACTTAGAGCAAATCGTCGGTTTTCAAACGGATAAGCCATTTAAACGTGCGTTAATGCCATTCGGTGGAATTCGTATGGCGAAAAATTCGTTAGAGGCTTACGGTTACGAATTAGACAAAGAAGTAGAACATATTTTTACTGAATACCGAAAAACCCATAACCAAGGTGTATTCGATGCTTACACTCCTGAAATGAGAGCTGCAAGAAAAGCCGGTATTATCACAGGACTTCCTGATGCTTACGGCCGCGGAAGAATCATCGGTGACTATCGCCGTGTTGCTTTATACGGTGTTGACTTTCTAATTGAACAAAAGAAAAAAGATTTAGAATATATCGGTGGACGGGCAATGTCTGACGATGTGATTCGCGATCGAGAAGAACATACGGAACAAATTCGTGCCCTTCAAGATTTGAAAAAAATGGCTGCTTCATACGGTTACGATATTTCCAAACCGGCGAAAAATGCGAAAGAAGCAATCCAATGGCTCTACTTTGCTTACTTAGGTGCCATTAAAGAACAAAATGGTGCTGCGATGAGTTTAGGCCGTACATCTACATTCGTAGACATTTACATCGAACGGGATATACAAAACGGTACTTTGACGGAACAAGAAGCACAAGAATTGATCGATCATTTCATTATGAAATTACGTCTTGTCAAATTTGCAAGAACACCAGAATACAATGAATTATTCAGCGGAGACCCGACTTGGGTAACGGAATGTATCGGTGGTATGGCATTAGACGGTCGTCCACTTGTTACGAAAACATCTTTCCGTTATTTGCATACGTTAGATAACTTAGGACCTGCTCCAGAACCAAACTTAACGATTTTATGGTCCACACAATTACCGGAAAACTTCAAGAAATATGCAGCAAAAATGTCCATTAAGTCCAGTGCCATCCAATATGAAAACGACGACTTAATGAAAGAATTTTACGGAGATGACTACGGAATTGCCTGCTGTGTATCCGCAATGAGAATCGGAAAACAAATGCAATTTTTCGGTGCCCGTGCAAACCTTGCAAAAGCATTATTATATGCAATCAACGGCGGTGTAGACGAAAAACTAAAAATCCAAGTAGGCCCAGCTTACCAACCGGTTACTTCCGAATACCTCGATTTCGACGAAGTTATGGAAAAATACGATCGGATGATGGATTGGCTTGCTGAACTTTACGTTAATACGTTAAACATCATTCATTATATGCATGACAAATATTCGTACGAAAGATTAGAAATGGCATTACATGACCGGGAAGTTCTTCGTACGATGGCTTGCGGAATTGCCGGATTGTCCGTTGCTGCTGACTCCTTAAGTGCTATTAAATATGCGAAAGTAAAAACAATTCGTGACGAAAACGGTCTTGCTGTCGATTACGAAATTGAAGGCGACTATCCGAAATACGGAAACAACGATGACCGTGCAGATGAACTTGCCGTTTATCTCGTAAAAGAGTTCATGAGAAAAATTACGAAACATAAAACGTATCGTAATTCCTTACCGACTCAATCCGTATTGACGATTACTTCTAACGTTGTATACGGTAAGAAAACCGGTAATACACCAGATGGACGTCGTGCTGGCGAACCTTTTGCACCAGGTGCGAACCCACTACACGGTCGCGATTCACACGGTGCACTCGCATCTTTATCTTCCGTTGCAAAATTGCCGTATGAATATTCTTTAGACGGTATTTCCAACACGTTTACAATTACACCGAAAGCGTTAGGTCGGGAAGATGATTCACAAATCTCCAACCTCGCTGGTATGTTAGACGGTTATATGACAAAACGCGCCCATCACATTAACGTAAACGTATTGAACCGTGATACGTTATTAGATGCGATGGATCATCCGGAAAAATATCCGCAATTAACAATTCGTGTTTCTGGATATGCTGTTAACTTCATTAAATTGACTCGTGAACAACAAATCGACGTAATCAATCGTACATTCCACGAATCGATGTAA
- a CDS encoding hydroxyacid dehydrogenase, which yields MKILITEMIREEGINELKNNHFEVHYDETLWENREKLLNQLPHFDALIVRNQTKVDKELLEVSSNLKVIGRLGVGLDNIDLQAAKNKGIRVVYAKNANATSVAEYVMTAILLSSRPLHLAHEDVKVGNWNRSLFTGKEISSKILGLVGLGEISLRVAKRAQAFGMTVVGYDPFISDYDYIFAETNVKKYSSLDNLLEVVDFMSLHVPLTPSTKHLISHNELKKMKKTSYLINTSRGGIIDEYSLSVAIKNGEIAGAYLDVLESEPIEPTNNLLTLNNVYITPHIAGLTKESQKRTSLLIAKEVGKILHGQMSLCEV from the coding sequence TTGAAAATATTAATTACTGAAATGATTAGAGAGGAAGGAATTAATGAATTAAAAAATAATCATTTCGAAGTGCATTACGATGAGACATTATGGGAAAACAGAGAAAAACTATTAAATCAACTCCCTCATTTTGATGCTCTAATTGTTAGGAACCAAACTAAGGTAGATAAGGAATTGTTAGAAGTTTCATCGAATTTAAAAGTGATAGGACGATTAGGGGTAGGGCTTGACAATATCGACTTACAAGCAGCAAAAAATAAAGGGATAAGAGTTGTATATGCTAAAAATGCAAATGCTACATCTGTAGCAGAGTATGTTATGACAGCTATCTTATTATCGAGTCGTCCTCTTCACTTAGCCCATGAAGATGTAAAAGTGGGGAACTGGAATCGTAGTTTGTTTACAGGTAAAGAAATTTCGTCCAAGATTCTAGGGCTTGTTGGATTGGGAGAAATTTCATTGCGAGTAGCAAAAAGAGCCCAGGCATTTGGGATGACAGTTGTCGGCTACGATCCGTTTATATCCGACTATGATTATATTTTTGCCGAAACTAATGTAAAAAAATATTCCTCATTGGATAATTTATTGGAAGTTGTTGATTTTATGTCATTACATGTTCCATTAACTCCTTCAACGAAGCATTTAATTTCTCATAATGAGCTGAAAAAAATGAAAAAAACTTCCTATTTAATTAATACTTCTAGGGGAGGTATCATTGATGAGTATTCATTATCTGTCGCAATAAAAAATGGTGAGATTGCGGGGGCATATCTAGATGTATTAGAATCAGAACCAATAGAACCAACGAACAATCTTTTGACTTTAAATAACGTATATATAACACCGCATATTGCAGGACTTACGAAAGAATCACAAAAAAGGACTTCTTTATTAATAGCAAAAGAAGTGGGAAAAATATTACATGGGCAAATGTCATTATGTGAAGTCTAA